GCGTACTTCAGCTTTGGTGCTTTGCAAAGTACGCGGCGGCCTTTTTTAAGATATCTCTCTCTTCGGTAACTCGCATGAGCTCCTTTTTAAGTCGAAGAATCTCCTGGTCTTTACTATCCTCTTTTGCATGAGCAACGGGATCTTTGTACTGTTTTACCCATTTCCCCAATGAGTGGGGATGAACCCCCAAACGCTCCGCTGTCTCTTTAATCCCGTATCAGTTATCGAGCACCTGACGTGCCGCTTCCTCTTTAAACTCTGCTGTATATCTTGGTGGCATTGCTTCACTCCTTTACTGCCTTATTATAGTCTAATTAGCGAGTAAAAAAGTGTCTATGGTTTGGGGGTCATTCCATTCAGAGAATGAAGGTGCAAACTTCTGGCTGCAGGTTCTTACCGATCTGCGCAACAGAGGGGTGGAAGATATTCTGATTGCTTCAGTTGACGGTTTAAAAGGCTTCCCTGAAGCCATAAACGCCACTTTCCCACAAACAGAAGTACAGTTATGTATCATACATCAGATTAGAAATTCACTCAAATATGTAGCTTCCAAGAATCAGAAGGAATTCATGAAGGATCTTAAACAGGTCTATCAGGCGATCTCCAAAGAGGCTGCAGAACTGGAATTGGATCGGCTTGAAGAGAAGTGGGGCAAAAAGTATCCTATTGTTATCAATTCCTGGAGGAACAAGTGGGAGAACCTCTCTTACTATTTCAAGTATCCCCAGGAGATCAGACGCATCATCTATACGACCAATATCATTGAATCCGTGCATCGTCAGTTCAGAAAACTAACTAAAACAAAAGGAGCTTTCCCCAATGAAAACAGCCTATTGAAATTGCTTTATATGGGAATTCAAAATGCCCAAAAAAAGTGGACAATGCCCATTCAGAATTGGAGCCTTACCATCTCTCAATTGGCTATCTACTTTGAAGGTAGATTGGATAAGGCTCTGGAGTTGTGATATAATTCCTAACTATCGGGTGACACAAAATTCTGAACGGTCTCCGGTTGACACTTTTTATTTGTCTATACTATTGTCAATCGACAAAGGTTGACACCAAAAGTCCCATAAAATAGGCATTATTAGACTCTTTGTCAGTGTCAACCTAATTTTCCTCTCAAGAATTATTCTTTTGCTCTTTGACTATGTAGCTTTGTCCGTTTTTCTCAATCACATAATAAGGCTGAAGTATCTGCAAAGCCTCTTTTTTGCTAATTCCTTTTAATGGACGATAGATGTTGCGGAGTTTTATTGGTAATGTTTGCTTCAGCGTGTAACTTAATACTCGATCCCTTTTCTTTTCAAAATCTATCTCTTTTTGTTCCTCAAGATGAATGGCGATATTTGATGCCTCGATAGCCTGATAGATATAGAATTTAGTTATTTCGATCGCCCTATACATAATGTCCGCATCGATATAATTATATTCTTTCGGCTCATTAATAGACTCTATAGTTTGCAAAAGAATCGCCAAAGAGCCTAAAAGCTTATCGCTTTTGCTCAAAAATCCTCTAAGGATCGGATACTCTTTTGATAAATCGTTATTAAGACCCTCCATAAACTTTTTAAACATCTCTTTTGCCTCATCGTTTAGTTTAAGATAATAGAGGTCTTTAATGTGGGGATGTTCTTTTGCTTTGGTATAGTTTTCCAACTTCATATCGATAAGCGTACCTACCAGCTTTTTAAATTCGCCATAGATAAATTCGTTTTGCTCTTTATCGATAATTTGATATTTAAAATCTTTTACCACATAAATAAGCTGAAATCTATCATTAAAACCGCTGTCTATGTTGTCATCTTGTCCTAATATGAGTCTTCTATAAAGCTCTGGTTGTATTCCTCCAAATATACCTATGGTGAGTTTTTTTATATTCACATCTCCTCTATTGATTCTGCCTATTGTATATTGTTGGGCTCCATTCCAGCCCTCAAGATTAAGGCTTCTCATCTCTGGGTCTTTTTCAAAATTATAAATAAGCCTTGAAATTTCATCTTGAAAAATCAAAATACCTTGTGCATTTGTTTCCAATATATCGGTAAGCTTTTCTTTTGTAGTATCTGATAAAATAAGATATCTGCTTTTCGGCTTATTCTTTGTCTCTTTTTCAAGATTGCATATAGCATCCTGTAATTCCTCAATCTTTTCATGGTCTCCTTCTGCCTCTGCTTTGACAAGTGCTTTTCTTTTACTCTCAAGTGCCTTAACACGCATTTCATAGCGTTCTTGTTCCTCTTTGAATTTGTCTACATAGGTAAAATGTTTCTGATAAATAGGACTTGAAAAAGCTTGGAAAAGTGGCGTCTTTCTAGTTCCTTTTTCTGCAATGATGCAGCCCCATAGATTAGGGATTATTTTATATAATATATTGTTGGTTGGCACTAAGCACAACTTATCGGTAATAAGATTTGATAAAAATGCAAAGCCAACGGTTGCAACTTCTTCTAAAGGAAGATTTAGCCTTTCACTTACATCTTCAAAATATTCCTTTATAGGATGTGGTAATAATTCTGCATCGATTATCTCGTTTATGTACTCATTGACTTTTGATTTTTCATCATCTTTTGTTATACTTGAATCAGTTATTTTGTCTGTCTGGCTTACGCTTGCCCCCTTCTGAGGGGCTGTTTGCTTTTTTAATTCTTCTATGGTTTCCTCACCAAGCATCTTTACTAAACCGTTCCTATATTCTGCCATCAAACCTCCTTAGAAATAGTGTTCGCCTACAATGTGTGCGCAGGGTTGCAAATTTCCCTCAAAATCTTCAAAGGATTCAATCGGTGCAAGTGAAAAAATATCGCTGAAGTCCACTTTTTCGTGTCCTCTCGTGTATTCAAATTTCTCGTGAATGTCCCACGCGTCAATCTGA
The Nitratiruptor tergarcus DSM 16512 genome window above contains:
- a CDS encoding DUF3987 domain-containing protein produces the protein MAEYRNGLVKMLGEETIEELKKQTAPQKGASVSQTDKITDSSITKDDEKSKVNEYINEIIDAELLPHPIKEYFEDVSERLNLPLEEVATVGFAFLSNLITDKLCLVPTNNILYKIIPNLWGCIIAEKGTRKTPLFQAFSSPIYQKHFTYVDKFKEEQERYEMRVKALESKRKALVKAEAEGDHEKIEELQDAICNLEKETKNKPKSRYLILSDTTKEKLTDILETNAQGILIFQDEISRLIYNFEKDPEMRSLNLEGWNGAQQYTIGRINRGDVNIKKLTIGIFGGIQPELYRRLILGQDDNIDSGFNDRFQLIYVVKDFKYQIIDKEQNEFIYGEFKKLVGTLIDMKLENYTKAKEHPHIKDLYYLKLNDEAKEMFKKFMEGLNNDLSKEYPILRGFLSKSDKLLGSLAILLQTIESINEPKEYNYIDADIMYRAIEITKFYIYQAIEASNIAIHLEEQKEIDFEKKRDRVLSYTLKQTLPIKLRNIYRPLKGISKKEALQILQPYYVIEKNGQSYIVKEQKNNS